AACCTAATGAGATAAGTCCCTCTTTTGTTTTTTGACTAAATCCTTCATAAGCAGTAAATGGTCTTTTTTTGTAAATAACAGTTACATCAAAACCTAATTTTTTAAGTCCAATAGCAGTAGAACTACCTGCAATTCCTGCACCTAAAATCAATATTTTTTCATTTTGGTTCATTGATAATCCTTTTAGAAAACTCTTCAATTATTTCCTCTTTTTTAAAACCTTTTTTTAAATAGCTACAAAACTCTTTTGTAAACTTTGCAACAGCCACACTTGAACCTGCCACATTTTTTACACTAGAAAAGGGATTTGCTCCAAAAAATAGTTTTTCTTTATCTAAAGCTACAACTTTATCATCTTTACACATGCCTTCTGATGTTACTTTTATAACTCCATTATATGAAGCTGGATAGACAAAATCTTCTCCTCGTCTAGGAAATGATGAAACTATAACTACACCTTTATTTATAAGTTCATTCACTAAATTTTCTATCTCTTTATAGTTTGTTTTTAAACCTAAACTCATACTAATTACATCAACTTTTTTATCTTTTAAATAGTTTAATGCTCCAAAAATATGATTTGGAGTAGTTGATAAATTTTCATTAAATACTTGAATGTCATAAATATTTGTGTTTTCATCTTTTATGATGTTTCCAATAACATTTCCATGTTCAAAATTTATATTATTTTGTTTTTTAATTTTTATTCTATTGTTTTCTATATGTATGGCAATTTTTTCATAAGTTTCAAAACTACAACCACTATCAATAATTGCTACATAAATCTCTTTAGACATTTTTATACTCTTTTAAATTTTTATCTTCAAGTAGATAAACCTCATCAAAATTATTTAACATATTTAGATGATGAGTTATTGCAATAATAGTTGAATCTGGGAAAATTTTTGAAATATTTTCATAAAACCAAAAAGTATCTTTTTCATCAATAGAAGAGGTAAATTCATCTAAAATGATAATTTTTGGATTTAATAAAATTATTCTTGAAAGAGCTATTCTTTGTTTTTGACCACCAGATAAATTTGCTCCAGATTCAAAAATATTTGTATCTAATCCATTTTCAAGAGAATTGTACCAATCAAACATACCAGTTTTTTTCAAAGAATTTATCAATTCTTCATCTTTTGCTTTTTCATTTGCTAAAAGAAGATTTCCTCTTAAACTGTCATCAAATATAATTGGAGTTTGTTCAAGTTTTACCAAATATTTTGAAAAGTTTATAAAATCTTTTTTCCCTATTTCTTCATTTCCAATAAATATATTTCCATTTTGAGCTTTTAGAAATCCACAAAGTAAATCTCCAAATGTACTTTTTCCTGCACCATTTTTTCCAATAATCGCAATTTTACTTTTCTCTTTTATATGAAGATTTAATTTTTCAAATATTTTATTATTAGCATAAGAAAAATCTAAATCTTTTACTACAATCTCAAAATTTGTACTTTTAAAAGTTTCAGTTTTTTCATCTTTTGGTAAAATTTCTAAAACTCTATTTAAACTAACTTTCATTTTTGGAAGATTATTTACAACTCCTAAGATTGTATGAACTGGTGCTAGAATCATCGTAAAATATGTCAAAAATGCAAAAAGTTCACCAACTTTTAGCTCACCTTGAATAGTTAAGTATCCACCATATGCTATGATTATTGTTTTTCCAAGAAGTGAAATAAATGCTGGAATTTGTGAAAAGATTAGATTTATCTTTTTATTTTTTATTACAACTTTTTTATAATCATCTTGAATAAAATCTAGCTTTTCTAAAGTTTGTTTTTTTGCTCCAAGATTTTTTAGAACTAATAAATATCTAAAATTTTCAATAAAAAATTTTCCAATATTTGAAGTTGATTCTCTCATAGTTTTTGTACTTTTTTGAACATGAGGATAAAGTGGTTTTAAACAAATAAACTCAATTGGCAAAAATATAAAAATAAGTATCATTAGTTTTATATTATACGAATATATAATACAAGAGATAAATACAAGACTAATGATAGTTGAAAATAGTGAGAAAACACTATCAGTATAAAATCTTTGAAGTTCACTAATATCACCTTGAACTCTTGACATCAAATCAGCAGAGTGATATTTGTTTAAAAAAGTTTTATCATGTAAAAATAGTCTATTAAAGACAATTCTTCTAAACTCAAACAAAATATTCATAGAGTTTTTTGTGTAATAAATCTCATTTATATAACTTATTATCATAACAAAAACAGTAAGAAAAAATGAGATAGAAACTAAAAAAATAAGCTGATTTATATTTGAAGCTAGAATAGCATTATCAATTATGTGTTGCATGATATATGGTTGAATCGCTCCACCAAGAGAGACAAGAATAGAAAATAAAAAAATGACAAAAAATCCTCTCTTATTTTTTCGTAAGAGAGGATATATAATACTTTTAAACATACTAAAAAGTTTGCCTATTTTGTTTTAAATACTTGAAGAGCTGCTGAACCCATATCTCCAGATAATTGAATTTTTCCAATTTTTTCTAAAGTATTTGCATCATAAACAGCAATATCATTTAAACAACCTCCAAGATATAGTTTTTCTCCATCCATTGAAGGAACAACACTATAATATGTATGATCTGTAACAACTCTTTTTAACACTTTTTGTTCTTTTAAATCAAATTTTGTTAAATCATTTAAAACTCCATACAAAATATTTGAATCTTTTGGACTTCTAATTGCTGTAAACATCAAAGTTTCATACTCTGAAATATTTTGTTGAATTATTTCTCCAGTATTTAGATCAACACTTGTAATTCCCCAATACCAAGTTCCAGCATCTTCAGATGGATTATTTGGATCATCATATTTTATAGTTGCATATAAAGCTGTTAAATCTCCTGTTTGTTGCCCAATGATATAGTTTGCAGCAGAATCAAGGTCACTATATCCCTCTTTCCCCCATTTAACTATTTTTTTTGCAATTTTTATATCTCCACTATTTGCATTTACTTCATATAAATCTGTTCCAACTACATAAACTTTTCCATCTTTTCCAGTTGAAACAACTGTCGTTTGTCTTGGCATTTCAAAACTTTTAACAGGTTTTGCATCCAATCCATCAGCTACATTATAAACTGAAAAATATGGAGGTAAAACTTTATATCTATCATTTAACATCTCTGTTCTATTATAAATTGCATAAACTTTTGAACCATCTTCATTAACTGATAAACCAAACAGAGATTTTGCTCTAATATTTCCTTGAGTTAAAGAAGTATGAAATACTTTTTTACAAGTTTCTATTTCATAACCAGCAACTTGTTCTCCATATTCACCTAAAATAAATGCAACTTTATTATTTGGAGATAAAACAATCGCTCCTGGAGAAAATGCTTCATCTATTTTACATTCATTTATCATTTTATTTGTTTCCAAATCAACTAAAGCAATATTATTTGGTCTTGTAACAGTAACCAAATAATCGTGATTTGATTTTAATTTAACATTTGCTGCATTTAAATTTGTTGTTAAGCTTGAAGATAAAATCAATGAAAAGCTTAATAATCCTAAACTACTTTTTAAAAATTTTTTATTTAACATATTATCAACCTTTCTATTTATATTTTTGGATATACATGGTCTAATTCTCGCCAGTCATCTTTTGTTGCAGGAGCTTTTTCACCCCATTTTTTATAACTAGAAGAAGTATCAGGAACTTGAGTTGGCCACCAACAAGGATCTGAACATCCATATAAATCTGCTTCCATTGGCTGACAAAGACTTGCAACTCCACCATCACTATCTACTTCCCAACCTGGATCAAACGTTGTAACACATCCCACAACACTTGACATTGCAACTACTTCATTTGCATTCCCTTCTTTTAAAGCCTCTTCTAAAAGTTTAGCTTTTGGTGTAATTGGTTTTAAATGTTTCATTTTCTTTTCCTTATTTAAAATATTTTGTAAAAAATTCTGGATTTTTTGCTTTTATTCTTATATATGCTTCTACTGCAAAATCAATCCAATTTCTCATATCATCACAATAATGTAACACTGATTTTTCAGGTGTTCCATATTTGATATAACTTTCGTGATAACAGCCACCTGCACATAAATTTCTAATTCTACATGTTTGGCAACTTGTATCTTTTTCATTTGCTCTTTTTTCTAAAAAACTCCCTAAAGCTTTTTTATCAAGACCTTTTTCTATATTTCCAAAAGATGGATAATCAGAACCTGTAAATCTATGACACAAATCTATATCACCTTTATATGAAACTGAAAGTAATCCAACTCCAGCTCCACAAGGTAATTTTTTCTTTCTTCCTTCATGAATATCAATTACTGTTCGATGAAGATTTGAAAAACCATTAAAATTACCCTTAATTGCCTCATTTATATAATCTTCACCCAACTCTTTAAATCCTGCAAAAACTTTTTTCAAATCACTATCACTTAAATTAAAAAAGTCATTATCGCCTGAAGTTGCAGGAGCAAAACCAACCTCTTTAAATTTTAAGTCATATCTTAAGTGATTCCAAATTGTTTTTACATCTGTAACTCCTCTTGTTAAAGTAACTCTAGCTCCAACTGTTCTATTTTTATAAATATCCAATAGTTTTGCTACATTTTTAGCTACTTTTTCATAACTTCCTTTTCCATTTTCATATACTCTAGTTTTATTATGAAGTGATTCAGGTCCATCAATACTAATAGTTAAATCAACTTTACTTTCATGTAAATATCTAATAACTTCATCAGTTAAAAGTGTTGCATTTGATGTCATCGAATAACCAATTTTTAAACCTTTACTTTCAAAAAAATCATTTGCATAAGCAATAATTTGTTTGATTAAAGGTAAGTTACTCAAAGGCTCTCCTCCAAAAAAAGTAATTGAATACTCTTTTAAATATGGAGATTCTTTATAAAACATATCAATAGCATCTTTTGCGATTTCAAAAGTCATTTGACCACTATTTTTTAAAGATGTTAAATCTGCTTTATAGCAATATGTACAACTAAGATTACATCCTGAAGTTACATTTAAAACTAGAGCTTTTGCAGGAAAATGTTCTATTTTTGTCTCTTCTTCTTTTACAAAAAATCTGCTTCCTACAATGTTTAACTCTTTAAACTCTTCAACTATCTCTTCTTCATCTTTTGTTATCTCTTCTTTGTTTTCCATCTTTTTTAGAAGATTTGCACTTTCAGTTGATAACTCAAAAACTGAAGAAGTTGGTATATGAAATAAAAACTCTTTTGAGTCTATTTCTAAAATATGGTAATTTGTTTTTATTAAACTATAGTTATTGATACTCATGATAAATTCTTAATTAATTGGTGGGTTCACAAATTTAGGAACTGTTACAATCATATGAGATTTTTCACTTAACTCTTTTTGTCCATCTTTATATGTTGCAACAACACTTATATTTCCAGCATTATTTGTCATCAATTTTCTTTCTTCATTTGGTCCAGCTATGCTTGGAGTAAATTTTCCTGTATTAACATCTATTTGACCAACATACTCTAAATCTTTATCCTCTTGCGCTTGTTCATCGTAAGCTTCTAAACTCCAAGTTGCAGGAACAACACCTAAATTGATATCATCATCTGTATCTTTTTTACCATCTTTTCCAAAAGAATAACCAATTGCTTCAAAAGTTGCATACTCTTTTAAGATTTTATCTTTTCCTTCTTCTCCACCAATTCTTGAAATTGCATAATCAGGAGTAACTTTTAAATAATCAACTTTGTCATATACAACTAAACTATTTTTAAATGTTTTTGTACCAATCGAAATATTTCCATCAATAGTTTTTGAAATTTTATTTGCAACAACCTCTAAAATAATCTCATTATTTGTATGTTTAATAGTTTTTAAAACTTTTAAACTACTTGGTAATTTAATATCTCCAACTAGATTTGTACCAACAATTGAAATAGTCGATTTTTCTCCAGCTTTTACAGCTTTTGGATAAACTGCTACTAATGCTGTCTCTTTTGAATCTTTTGCTTTTCCTACTAAAGTTGAACCATTTTCAGGATGAAGTGCTTCAAACATTCTTCCTTCAAAACTATTTGTTTTTGGATTTAAGTGTAAAGTTTGTCTATATTTAACCCCATTTACTTCAAAAGAAGCTCTAATTTCACTTCCTCCATAAACTACAGCTATTCCTCTTCCTTTATATTCTTCACCAGAAGCATATTTGTAATCCATCAGCATTGCATAAGATTCATCTGTACTTTTTATTAAAGTTAAAGTTGCTGTAAAATCACCTAATATTGGAGTATGACCATAAGTAATCCATTTTTTTGGTAATTCATAATTTTTTACTGATTTTATGTATTTATCAAATTTTTCTTTGTCTTTCCCAAAATTTTCTGCTAAATATGGTACTACTTCATTTTGAGCTACACCAAACCAATCTCTATCCCTTGCTTGTGCTTGAACTTCAAAAGAAGGGAATTGTGCAACATGGTAATTTACTAAGCTATTCCATTCATTTGCAGTTCTTCTTTGAAGACCAATTCTTGCTTCCGAGTGACATCTAACACACATTTCCGTTAGCAATTCATCTTTGCTTTCTTCTTGAATATTTGGTGTTTTATCTAAAACATATGTGTATGGTTTTATCTCATCAGGAGTTAAACCTTGGTAGTCTGCTAGATATTTAATAACATTTGTTTCTTCATCTCTTGTGATAGATAAGCCATGTTCTCTTTGCATTCTTTTTACTGTCATATACCAACCTTCTGGTGTTTTTCTTTGATCAGAAATACGACTTAAGCCCTCTTTTAAATCACCTGTATGACAGGCAATACATTTACTTTCAATAACTTCTTTTCCTTTTTGTGCATCAACTGCAAATAAAGGTAAAGCAGCTAATAAAACTAAAGATTTCATCCCAAATTTTGATAATCTTTTGTAATTCAACTTTTGCTCCTCAAATAAAATTTTTTTAACTAAAAACCTATTATTTAGTTTCAATGGATTATAAATAATCATTCACTTATTTGTATAGTATTAAAACGACATTTGTGTATATAAAATATACAAACTGAAGAAATAAATAGTAATGAAAAGTATTAAAATTCTTTTTTACAAAGGATGAAATTTGTTTCAATTTAAAACTTTTAAACCAAATTACAAATTAGAAAAATGGGTTAAATCTTATTGGTTTGTTAACTATGAACAAACATTAGATGAAATAGAAAAAGAAAAAGTTATTTTGCCTTATGACAATGTATGTTTATTGATGATAATAGATATAAAAAAGAATCTTTCTTATTCAAATAAAACTTTAAATAGAGGTATTTATATATGTCCTCCAAGTTTAAATATACATAATTTAAACCTTGATTCAAATATTTACTATATAGATATTTCTTTATTCCCTGGTGTTTTTTATAAACTTTTTGGAATACCTGTATCGAAACTTGAAGATAGAGTTTATGAAATAAAAGAGTTATCTTTAAATTTTGATGTTTCTATTCTTGATTTATTGTATGAATTAAAAAATAGTACTTTAAGTTCTTTAGATAAACTCGATGAATACCTATTTAAAATATTTCAAAATATGCAAGAAGATAGTTTATTATCAAATCTTTATGAATTTACTAAAAATCCTAATTTAGAAAATTTTTATAATCAAAATAGATTATCTATTAGACAAATTCAAAGAAAAGTAAAAGATTTTACAGGACTTGCTCCTAAATCAATTGAAAAAATAAATAGATTTTATGGAACTTTAAAACTTATAAAATCAAATAAAAATAGTATTGATTTTAAAAATATTGCAGTTGAAAATAACTTTTATGATCAATCATCTTTTATAAAAGAGTTCAAGTTTTTTACAGGAGTTACTCCAACTCTATTTCTTTTACAAGCAGATGATTTTTTACAATATAAATGTAATATTTTTTGTTAAATTTTAAAAACTACTCTTTTCTAATAAAATTCAAAATAAACACTAAAAATATTGATAATATAAATCCAGTTACAAATGAAACTGCTAAAATCAAAGATTTCTTTGGTTTTACAGGATAATCATTTACTATATAATCTCCTACGACTTCACTATTTCTAACACTATCATTTGTAAGTTTTAACTTTTCTATCATTAAACTATTTTTTAAATCATCTAATTTCTTCACTAAATTTACATTTAATTTGATTTCTTCTTCTCTAATATCTTCTTTTTCTTTATATTATAGAATTTTTCCTCTTATATAGACTTTATGTATAGATTTTTTCTTGTTTTAGAGAAGAATAATATATAAAATTTCTACAAAAGGTAGAATTATGGAAATATATGAAAAAATAAATCTATTATTGAAAGAAAAAAGTTTAAATAAGAAAAATTTTGCTATAAAACTTATTGCACTTGAGCCAAAATTAAAAAGTACTGGAGAAATTCCTACTATAAAAGCAATATATGCTTATTTAAGTGGTGATATTGCTTTAAAAGTAGAGTTATTACCATATATTGCAGAAGTGTTAGAAATACCTGAACAAATACTCTTTGATGATAGTAGTCGAACTAGAAAAATCTATTTAAAACATATTTTATAAAGTCTCTCAAGTGAAGAAAAAGAGTTGATAAAATCAAAAGTTTGTTCAGAACAAACATCAAAAATAAATATTCCAAAAGATAGATTTCATCAAATCAATGATTTACTAATCTATGCTCCAGAGATATTTTTAGAAAATTTAGAGAATACTTTAAAAAACTACAAAGATTTAACTTTAAAATTTACAAAATAAATAGTTTTTTATTTCTCATCAACCATTGTATAATGTAACTCTAAACCTTTAGAAGTTGCAACAAAACCATTTATATTAATAGTTCCATCATGTACCATTTTATGATGTTCTTTACAAAGAGGAATTAGATTATATTTATGGTTTGCATTTATATGTCCAATAAAGCCATCTTTATTAGCACGTGCTTGTTCTTTTATATGATGAACATCATCACAAGCTCGTCCACAAATTACACAGTTTGAAGCAAAAACACTATTATTATATTTTGAAGTTTTCTTTTGAGATAGTCTTTCTAAAGGATTATAATCATCAGTTAATTTTTTTCGTATTTCATTTGCAATATTTAAAAACTCTTTATCCATATGAAGTGATTTTGCATATTCTAATCCATACATAGAAGAACCACTTCCAAAAGCTAATTTTCTATCAAAAATAAGTTTATCTTCATCATCTTTATAAAAAACGGATAAATGTAAAGAAATAATATTTTTTAGTTTTTGTATCTCTTCAATTTCAGGAAGTTGATGTAAATGTGTAGCAAAAACAAATAAAGCTTCAAGTTTTGCTAATTTTAAAATAGCACTTGCAACGATACTTAATCCACTCATAGTTTCTGTACTATGTGAGATTTCGTCACCCAAAATAAGTGAATTTTTACTAGCTCTATTAAAGATATTTTTTAACTCCAACATCTCAACTGCAAAAGATGATAATCCTTTTGCAATATTATCAGCTCCACTAATTCTTGTATAAACTGCATCAAAAATAGAAAATCTCATAGAACGACATGGTACATAAAATCCAGCTTGTGCTAAAACAACTGCGATTCCAATCGATTTCATCAAAGAAGATTTTCCCGAAGAGTTTATTCCATAAAGTAAAACTCCATGCATTTTATTATTGTACATATTTACTGGATTTGAATTTTTTATAATTATATTATCTTTGTATTCTTGAGAAGCAAGGCTTAGTTCTCCCAAAATAATGTCATTTGGTACATAAATTCCTTGTTCTTCATTTGCTTCAATTATTGGATGTCTTAAAT
The DNA window shown above is from Arcobacter lacus and carries:
- the qhpE gene encoding subtilisin-like serine protease QhpE, with protein sequence MSKEIYVAIIDSGCSFETYEKIAIHIENNRIKIKKQNNINFEHGNVIGNIIKDENTNIYDIQVFNENLSTTPNHIFGALNYLKDKKVDVISMSLGLKTNYKEIENLVNELINKGVVIVSSFPRRGEDFVYPASYNGVIKVTSEGMCKDDKVVALDKEKLFFGANPFSSVKNVAGSSVAVAKFTKEFCSYLKKGFKKEEIIEEFSKRIINEPK
- a CDS encoding ABC transporter ATP-binding protein is translated as MFKSIIYPLLRKNKRGFFVIFLFSILVSLGGAIQPYIMQHIIDNAILASNINQLIFLVSISFFLTVFVMIISYINEIYYTKNSMNILFEFRRIVFNRLFLHDKTFLNKYHSADLMSRVQGDISELQRFYTDSVFSLFSTIISLVFISCIIYSYNIKLMILIFIFLPIEFICLKPLYPHVQKSTKTMRESTSNIGKFFIENFRYLLVLKNLGAKKQTLEKLDFIQDDYKKVVIKNKKINLIFSQIPAFISLLGKTIIIAYGGYLTIQGELKVGELFAFLTYFTMILAPVHTILGVVNNLPKMKVSLNRVLEILPKDEKTETFKSTNFEIVVKDLDFSYANNKIFEKLNLHIKEKSKIAIIGKNGAGKSTFGDLLCGFLKAQNGNIFIGNEEIGKKDFINFSKYLVKLEQTPIIFDDSLRGNLLLANEKAKDEELINSLKKTGMFDWYNSLENGLDTNIFESGANLSGGQKQRIALSRIILLNPKIIILDEFTSSIDEKDTFWFYENISKIFPDSTIIAITHHLNMLNNFDEVYLLEDKNLKEYKNV
- the peaD gene encoding quinohemoprotein amine dehydrogenase subunit beta, with the protein product MLNKKFLKSSLGLLSFSLILSSSLTTNLNAANVKLKSNHDYLVTVTRPNNIALVDLETNKMINECKIDEAFSPGAIVLSPNNKVAFILGEYGEQVAGYEIETCKKVFHTSLTQGNIRAKSLFGLSVNEDGSKVYAIYNRTEMLNDRYKVLPPYFSVYNVADGLDAKPVKSFEMPRQTTVVSTGKDGKVYVVGTDLYEVNANSGDIKIAKKIVKWGKEGYSDLDSAANYIIGQQTGDLTALYATIKYDDPNNPSEDAGTWYWGITSVDLNTGEIIQQNISEYETLMFTAIRSPKDSNILYGVLNDLTKFDLKEQKVLKRVVTDHTYYSVVPSMDGEKLYLGGCLNDIAVYDANTLEKIGKIQLSGDMGSAALQVFKTK
- the qhpC gene encoding quinohemoprotein amine dehydrogenase subunit gamma; this encodes MKHLKPITPKAKLLEEALKEGNANEVVAMSSVVGCVTTFDPGWEVDSDGGVASLCQPMEADLYGCSDPCWWPTQVPDTSSSYKKWGEKAPATKDDWRELDHVYPKI
- the peaB gene encoding quinohemoprotein amine dehydrogenase maturation protein — its product is MSINNYSLIKTNYHILEIDSKEFLFHIPTSSVFELSTESANLLKKMENKEEITKDEEEIVEEFKELNIVGSRFFVKEEETKIEHFPAKALVLNVTSGCNLSCTYCYKADLTSLKNSGQMTFEIAKDAIDMFYKESPYLKEYSITFFGGEPLSNLPLIKQIIAYANDFFESKGLKIGYSMTSNATLLTDEVIRYLHESKVDLTISIDGPESLHNKTRVYENGKGSYEKVAKNVAKLLDIYKNRTVGARVTLTRGVTDVKTIWNHLRYDLKFKEVGFAPATSGDNDFFNLSDSDLKKVFAGFKELGEDYINEAIKGNFNGFSNLHRTVIDIHEGRKKKLPCGAGVGLLSVSYKGDIDLCHRFTGSDYPSFGNIEKGLDKKALGSFLEKRANEKDTSCQTCRIRNLCAGGCYHESYIKYGTPEKSVLHYCDDMRNWIDFAVEAYIRIKAKNPEFFTKYFK
- the peaA gene encoding quinohemoprotein amine dehydrogenase subunit alpha, whose amino-acid sequence is MNYKRLSKFGMKSLVLLAALPLFAVDAQKGKEVIESKCIACHTGDLKEGLSRISDQRKTPEGWYMTVKRMQREHGLSITRDEETNVIKYLADYQGLTPDEIKPYTYVLDKTPNIQEESKDELLTEMCVRCHSEARIGLQRRTANEWNSLVNYHVAQFPSFEVQAQARDRDWFGVAQNEVVPYLAENFGKDKEKFDKYIKSVKNYELPKKWITYGHTPILGDFTATLTLIKSTDESYAMLMDYKYASGEEYKGRGIAVVYGGSEIRASFEVNGVKYRQTLHLNPKTNSFEGRMFEALHPENGSTLVGKAKDSKETALVAVYPKAVKAGEKSTISIVGTNLVGDIKLPSSLKVLKTIKHTNNEIILEVVANKISKTIDGNISIGTKTFKNSLVVYDKVDYLKVTPDYAISRIGGEEGKDKILKEYATFEAIGYSFGKDGKKDTDDDINLGVVPATWSLEAYDEQAQEDKDLEYVGQIDVNTGKFTPSIAGPNEERKLMTNNAGNISVVATYKDGQKELSEKSHMIVTVPKFVNPPIN
- a CDS encoding helix-turn-helix domain-containing protein, translating into MFQFKTFKPNYKLEKWVKSYWFVNYEQTLDEIEKEKVILPYDNVCLLMIIDIKKNLSYSNKTLNRGIYICPPSLNIHNLNLDSNIYYIDISLFPGVFYKLFGIPVSKLEDRVYEIKELSLNFDVSILDLLYELKNSTLSSLDKLDEYLFKIFQNMQEDSLLSNLYEFTKNPNLENFYNQNRLSIRQIQRKVKDFTGLAPKSIEKINRFYGTLKLIKSNKNSIDFKNIAVENNFYDQSSFIKEFKFFTGVTPTLFLLQADDFLQYKCNIFC
- a CDS encoding GNVR domain-containing protein, with protein sequence MKKLDDLKNSLMIEKLKLTNDSVRNSEVVGDYIVNDYPVKPKKSLILAVSFVTGFILSIFLVFILNFIRKE